The Sulfolobales archaeon DNA segment ATGGTTATAAGCCCTCCACCTACGACGAGATCGAGTCTATTGTTAGGAGATATGTGAGGAATGATGAGCCTGTGATCATAGATATAACCCTAGACAGGGAGAAGGATATCGTGCTACCATGGGTAAAGCCTGGAGAATGGCTTGCAAACGCGATCCCGCCAGAGGGGCTGGAGGTTGATCTCATATGGAGAGGGTCTTAGTGGTGAGAGCATATATGGGGATAGACTCCCTCGCAAGGATCATAAACATTGTTAGAAGAGGCAGGATACAGATGATCGAGATGTCCTCCAAATTCGGCTCCAACGGGGATGTCGAGGTGATTATAAGGGTTAGGGGTGAGGAGTCTGAGATAGAGTGGGTTAGGAAAAAAATATTAGTCTCTCTAGATGTAGAAAGTGTTGAGGTGATTTGATGGCGAGAATCTATAGAGATCAGGATGCATCTCTAGACCCCCTGGTGGGGAAGGTAATAGCTGTTATAGGCTATGGAAGCCAGGGAAGGGCACAGGCACTGAATCTCAGGGATAGCGGGTTGGATGTGATAATAGGTCTTAGAAAAGGTAGATCCTGGGAGGAGGCCTCTAGAGACGGCTTTAAGGTATATAGCGTTGCAGAGGCCGTTAGAAGGGCTGATATTATTATGATGCTTATACCCGACATGGTGCAGCCCGAGGTGTGGAGAAATGAGGTTGAGCCGAATCTGAGGAGGGGGATGGTGGTGGACTTCGCCCACGGCTTCAACATAAGATTCGGCCTTATAAGGCCTCCAAGAGATGTTGATGTGATAATGGTAGCTCCAAAAGCCCCCGGGAGAAAGGTTAGAGAGGAGTTTCTAAGGGGGAGGGGGGTTCCAGCGCTGATAGCTGTTGAGAATAACTATAGCGGGAGAGCCCTCGAATATGCCTTGGCAATAGCAAAGGGTATTGGGGCTACAAGGGCAGGTGTTATAGAGACAACATTTGCTGAGGAGACAGAGACAGACCTTATAGGGGAGCAGACAGTCCTCGTGGGAGGGCTTCTAGAGCTGCTTAAAAAAGGCTTCGAGGTATTGGTAGAGCTTGGATACCAGCCCGAGGTAGCCTATTTCGAGGTTATAAATGAGGCTAAACTCATAATGGATCTAATATATGAGAAGGGCTTCACAGGAATGCTTGAAAACGTCTCAGAAACAGCTAGATTCGGAGGCCTAACAGTAGGCCCAACGGTAATAGATGAGAGGGTTAAGGAGAACATGAAAAGAGCCGCGGAAAGGGTTAGAAATGGTGAGTTCGCAAGGATCTGGGTTGAGGAGTATAGAAGAGGTGCTGAGAACCTCAGAAAGCTAATGGATGAGATTAGGAGACATAAGGCAGAAGTTGTTGGAGAAATGATTAGAAGGATATCACAGGGAGAGCGTTGACCGTTCCCCCGAGAGCGGTTTTGGCCACTCCCGGGCTCATCACGGTCTCCCCGGACCCCCTCACCGCGGTTCAGCCACGGGTCTTGGAAACCCGGGGTCACCAATACTTATAACCTCCTGAGCCTATATGTATCAGCATAGCTAATAGCCCTGAAGGGTATTAACCATGAACCCATATAAAAGCTTCTAAAGACCATCAAAGACGTTTCAACCCCTCCCCACGGTTTAGATCTAGCGATAAGATCGGTTTGTAGATGCTAGCTAGCCCTCGATATAAAGATCTTTCTGAGGTATTTAATAGCCATCCACCAGCCGTAGAGCCACATAGCTGTTAGTATAACCCCATATATAGCCATTATAGCCTCCCTACCCTGGATCCTCAGCTCCAATAGGATCCTTATCCCCATCCCGAGAAGAAATACATATATAAGTAGTATAGAGAGACCTATGATATAGACTATAAGGAGGTTTCTCAGAGAGTTTATAACGTTCCCCAAATCGATTCTCCAGGGATCTGGGTCTTTCGAGGAGCCCATATAGGATCCTCTAGATCTTCCTAGAGATCTTTATCTCTATATATGAGATCCTCCTATTTTTCTTATTATATGTCGAGCCTATGTTAACCCCTCTAAGCTCTAAAGCAGCTCCAAGCCTATCCCTGAGGATATTATATACGGTTATAGCCTTTGGGATATTCTTATCCCTCCCAATAATCGTTATATTATCGCTCCCCTGGTTCATCCTAACAATTATATCGAGAGCATATCTATACGGCCTCTCCCTCCCAACCACGACAACCTCATCCCTCTCCCTTGCAGGCGTTATAGAAGCCACTATCCACACCATAACCAATTCTCCACACACATTAATAACCACTACAAAGCTGAGCCCCTAGCACCCCTTCTAACTATTGTGAGGCCCACAGCAATCATTATAATAGCTATTAATGAGGATGTAATGAATATCCAGGGCAGGATCTCAAGAATAGCCATCCCCCTAACAGCCCTCTCACTAGCAACCTGAATGCTCTCCATATAGCTTGATACAGTGGATATATAGGATAGCTGTTTAAGAGCGTCCTCAGCATTCTGAGCGATACCAGGTAGTATTCTAAGGATATTGTTTATAGGGCTGAGGATCGCTGATATGTTCTTCATAATATTAAGACCCTTCACATACGGATCACTATGGCTTATATTATATATCATAGAAACATCATCCACCCAACCCATGGCTCTCTATCTATAGATGCTGCTTCTATCTTGTTAATATCTTATGAGATATGCATATGCAGGCCATATATCCCATATTTCTGAAAAAGATACAGCCTAGAGATCCGATGATAACATATAGCTATCATAGATTCCTAAGCTCTATAGAGCTTAGAACCTCTAGATAGCCAGGATCGAATTTCCGCGCTGACCTCCTCCCCGCCTTAAAGGACGAGGCTTTCAGTTATAAAGCCTCTAAGGAGTTTCAAACCGGTGATCATTAATAGAAGAAGGTCGCAATAGGTCGTAGCGTTCTCTAGATATTATAAATATATTTTAGTTAAATTAATAGATATCTAGGTAGGTTGGGCTAGCTAATGGATGTAAATGTGATCGATATTCTAGCGGTGCTGATCCCTATTCTATCTGCTCTTGGAGGGATAACATATTGGCTTGGTAGGAAGTTCTCTGAGATCGATACTAGATTTAATGAGATTGATAAGAGGTTCGAGGCGATTGATAGGAGGCTCGAGGAGCTTAAGGAATATATAGATAGGAGGATCACGAGGCTTGGAGAGGCATTTAGATCTTATCAGGAGTTCTTCATAGAATACCTAACCTCCCAAGGATGGTTAAAACCATTAGAGGCGTCGATGCTAAAGAATGAGGCTACTAGAATTGTGAAGCTAGCCACTATGAACCCTATCTCCAAGGAGGAGTGGATGAGGATCAAAGAGCTTTTAGAGAAAGACGAGCTAACACTTGAAGAAGCCCTGGAGCTCAGAGAGCTAGCTAGAAAGGTCACCGATGAATATGGCGATAGGCCTGAGGCGTGGAAGCTACATATATACGCATCAATGATGGTTGGATACGCACTAAGGAAGATGAGGGAGAAAGAGGAAAAGAGAGAAAAAGAGGAGAAGAAGTAGCATTGCCTATATCCACCAGCCAATGAACACGTATTTATACGAATATATAGCCCACCCCTTATCCATGGCTAGTCAGTTGTTCTTCATACCCATTATTCTATATATGGGCGGGGTTTCCACCGGAGAGAGGGGAGATTGATGATCTAATCGCTTCTATATCCCTTCCTTAGTATATATCAGATTGTGGGACTATGCCTACAACTGCAAGAATAATCCTTGAAACACTTAGGAACCTCGGCGTTGACAAGATCTTCATAGTATCTGGAACGGACTACCCAGCTTTCATAGAGGAGAAGGTGAGGGATGAGAGTCTCCCAGATCTTGTTGTGGTTCCACATGAGATCACCGCTGCAGCGGTTGCGATGGGATACTCCCTCGGGGGGAAAATAGGTGTTCTAGCTGTACACACAACACCTGGAACCGCTAATGCTCTAGGGGTTATAATGAACTGCTATATATCTCGAATACCATTGATAGTTATTGCTGGAAGATCCCCCTACACGGAGGATCTCGATAGGGCTTCAAGGAATATAAGGATCCACTGGCCTCAGGAGGCCAGGGATCAAGGG contains these protein-coding regions:
- a CDS encoding DNA-binding protein → MVWIVASITPARERDEVVVVGRERPYRYALDIIVRMNQGSDNITIIGRDKNIPKAITVYNILRDRLGAALELRGVNIGSTYNKKNRRISYIEIKISRKI
- the ilvC gene encoding ketol-acid reductoisomerase, giving the protein MARIYRDQDASLDPLVGKVIAVIGYGSQGRAQALNLRDSGLDVIIGLRKGRSWEEASRDGFKVYSVAEAVRRADIIMMLIPDMVQPEVWRNEVEPNLRRGMVVDFAHGFNIRFGLIRPPRDVDVIMVAPKAPGRKVREEFLRGRGVPALIAVENNYSGRALEYALAIAKGIGATRAGVIETTFAEETETDLIGEQTVLVGGLLELLKKGFEVLVELGYQPEVAYFEVINEAKLIMDLIYEKGFTGMLENVSETARFGGLTVGPTVIDERVKENMKRAAERVRNGEFARIWVEEYRRGAENLRKLMDEIRRHKAEVVGEMIRRISQGER